In Euphorbia lathyris chromosome 9, ddEupLath1.1, whole genome shotgun sequence, the following are encoded in one genomic region:
- the LOC136206701 gene encoding auxin-responsive protein IAA4-like gives MTFQRDPISGHDLNFEATELRLGLPRTTTVAGEEFDKTSAKCNKRSFPDMNQESKSTVNPNTTQSNQKKAEQSNKAQVVGWPPVRSYMKKCLETKKIEEDATTYIKVSMDGAPYLRKIDLKLYNAYEHLLKALEDMFNFKIGEYSEREGYSGSEFAPTYEDKDGDWMLVGDVPWNMFINSCKRLRIMKGSEARGYLGCGV, from the exons ATGACATTCCAAAGAGATCCTATAAGTGGTCACGATCTTAATTTTGAAGCCACCGAGCTCAGATTAGGCCTACCAAGAACCACCACCGTCGCCGGCGAAGAGTTTGACAAGACATCAGCTAAATGCAACAAAAGATCATTCCCTGACATGAATCAGGAATCAAAATCAACGGTTAATCCTAATACCACTCAATCAAATCAGAAAAAGGCTGAGCAATCCAACAA GGCACAAGTGGTAGGATGGCCACCAGTAAGATCATACATGAAGAAGTGTTTAGAGACAAAGAAAATAGAAGAAGATGCAACTACTTATATCAAAGTTAGCATGGATGGTGCTCCTTATCTTAGAAAGATTGATTTGAAGCTATACAATGCCTATGAACACCTCCTTAAGGCCTTGGAGGACATGTTCAACTTCAAAATTG GAGAGTATTCTGAGAGAGAAGGATACAGTGGGTCTGAATTTGCACCTACTTATGAAGATAAAGATGGTGATTGGATGTTAGTTGGAGATGTTCCTTGGAA TATGTTTATAAATTCCTGCAAGAGGTTGCGAATCATGAAAGGATCAGAAGCTAGAGGATATTTGGGATGTGGTgtgtaa